One window of the Cryptomeria japonica chromosome 7, Sugi_1.0, whole genome shotgun sequence genome contains the following:
- the LOC131857037 gene encoding replication protein A 70 kDa DNA-binding subunit C-like translates to MYPSSLYKPESNGRMLLPCQKTTFTLVDFCKAFSMLLCELQAMWFECARVVTLFMLFKCAYFLLPCACKVVTLFMLFNCVLAGLLFCLCCLTILGRDYFQSARHFSITLDIVIELGFVVALSVLLGLFVRFTSCMVLHCKAKTQEYAPTPFVIQSINAGDDLPSALLQVLSFQKMQNNTDDTDIHKLMLYDGTYMQLAILPSTYATLIDSDILKIGTIVHLSSYTCRYIWSTRTIVILSLEVKQSDYPFFGKPVYLFKEHQLEMMSKDIPSTSKRSLQFATELPSLQTTTSKNISPIKTLNPYQNKWTIKGRVTHKRPIKAYSTTTKNGHVFSFDIVDCEGFEIRVTCFDEIAQLHSNRVDVGSHYIISKGSIKETNARYNKLNSHFEITLSVASILKRCSNEEQSDQQRPPFTPISELFHLTNNTLVDINGLVLYVGDIIPIHRKDGSQTQKRIVKINDLSDSTIDINLWGPMVVQKGLELKNMLTNDSVVILALHNARVGYFNGKLINITATTTLHINPTFLKVKPLTLRGKESLLVLPFVAETIHIDGKYTRMTISSICERMSIKPEIIQTNLLAVLRFVNVTDQNFYYAVCPLIVNGRPCKKKCTQQVDDSWFCPRCEMTMQDGNYSYFLPVKLQDATGTLWATAFDEGGIHLLHKTAKELCALQNDSTTTETPYSVIFTSLFIHTAGFH, encoded by the exons ATGTACCCAAGCTCACTGTACAAGCCTGAGAGCAATGGAAGAATGCTTCTACCATGCCAGAAGACTACATTTACTCTTGTTGACT TTTGTAAGGCATTTTCGATGCTGCTTTGTGAGCTTCAAGCCATGTGGTTTGAATGTGCAAG ggttgttactttgtttatgttgtttaagtgTGCTTATTTTCTGCTTCCGTGTGCTTGCAAGgttgttactttgtttatgttgtttaact gtgtgcttgcagggttgttattctgtttatgttgtttaactatttTGGGGCGTGACTACTTCCAGTCTGCAAGGCATTTTAGCATAACCTTGGATATAGTCATCGAGTTAGGTTTTGTTGTGGCTCTAAGTGTTTTGTTGGGCTTGTTTGTGAGGTTCACGTCGTGCATGGTTTTACATTGCAAG gcaaaaacccAAGAGTATGCCCCTACCCCTTTTGtaattcaatctatcaatgctggGGATGACCTTCCTTCAGCATTGCTACAAGTTTTGTCATTTCAGAAAATGCAGAACAACACAGATGATACTGACATACATAAATTAATGTTATATGATGGCACATACATGCAATTGGCAATCTTGCCTTCTACATATGCTACTCTGATAGATTCAGATATTCTAAAAATAGGCACAATAGTCCACTTATCGAGTTATACATGCCGATACATATGGAGCACAAG GACTATTGTAATACTTAGTTTGGAAGTGAAACAAAGTGATTACCCATTCTTTGGTAAACCAGTATACCTGTTCAAAGAACACCAACTAGAAATGATGTCTAAGGACATACCATCAACATCTAAACGATCTCTTCAATTTGCCACTGAATTGCCATCCCTGCAAACAACAACTTCTAAAAATATAAGCCCTATAAAAACTTTGAATCCATACCAGAATAAATGGACAATCAAAGGGAGAGTTACTCATAAACGCCCTATTAAGGCATATAGCACAACCACAAAAAATGGCCATgtgtttagctttgacattgttgaCTGTGAGGGCTTTGAAATTAGAGTTACATGTTTTGATGAGATAGCTCAGTTACACTCTAACCGTGTGGACGTAGGTtcacattatattatttcaaaggGATCCATTAAGGAGACAAATGCAAGGTACAACAAACTCAACAGTCATTTTGAAATCACCTTGTCTGTTGCATCCATACTGAAACGCTGCAGCAATGAAGAACAATCAGATCAACAACGTCCTCCTTTCACGCCCATTAGTGAATTGTTTCATCTAACAAATAACACGTTGGTTGACATAAATGGCCTTGTTCTATatgttggagatatcattccaatACACAGGAAAGATGGCAGTCAAACACAAAAACGTATTGTGAAAATTAATGATCTATCTGattcaacaattgacatcaacctaTGGGGTCCAATGGTAGTACAAAAAGGCCTagaattgaaaaatatgttaacCAATGATAGTGTGGTTATCCTTGCTTTGCATAATGCTCGTGTTGGCTATTTCAATGGGAAGCTTATAAACATAACAGCTACGACCACATTACATATCAACCCAACTTTTCTAAAAGTCAAACCTCTAACATTAAGAGGGAAGGAGTCTTTGCTTGTTCTACCTTTTGTTGCAgaaactatccacatagatggAAAATATACTAGAATGACTATTTCTTCAATCTGTGAGAGGATGAGTATCAAACCAGAAATAATTCAGACTAATTTGCTAGCTGTTCTACGTTTTGTAAACGTAACTGACCAAAATTTCTATTACGCAGTTTGTCCACTAATAGTCAATGGTAGGCCTTGCAAAAAAAAATGTACACAGCAAGTTGATGATTCTTGGTTTTGCCCTAGATGTGAAATGACTATGCAAGACGGTAATTATAGTTACTTCTTGCCAGTAAAGTTACAAGATGCAACAGGTACTCTATGGGCCACTGCATTTGATGAGGGTGGcattcacttgctacacaaaactgcAAAAGAGCTTTGTGcactacaaaatgattcaacaacAACAGAAACACCTTACTCAGTGATTTTCACATCACTATTCATTCACACTGCTGGTTTCCACTGA